One window of the Candidatus Thermokryptus mobilis genome contains the following:
- the pstC gene encoding phosphate ABC transporter permease subunit PstC → MGLSRDKIFNLFLIISAVLLIILGSGIFISLFNASLLALKKFGFSFFSGTQWNPVSEEFGALPFIYGTLLTSFIALLLSFPFSLAIIIVLGEYFKKGLFAEVLRYLTELIAGVPSVVLGFWGLFFLVPVMREIEIKLGVTPYGVGILTASVVLAFMILPYSASIGKDAMRLVPNDLKEAAFALGATRWEMIKKVMIPYARSGIIAGIILSLGRALGETMAVTMVIGNFHSIPENIFSPGNTIASIIANEFTEATGEVYLSSLMYLGLTLFLITAIVNLVGRLILKRLQH, encoded by the coding sequence TTGGGATTAAGTAGAGATAAAATTTTTAACCTATTCCTTATAATTTCAGCGGTTCTTTTGATAATTCTTGGTTCTGGGATTTTCATCAGTTTATTTAATGCTTCTTTGCTTGCCTTAAAAAAATTTGGTTTTTCCTTTTTCAGTGGGACGCAATGGAATCCTGTTAGTGAAGAGTTTGGAGCTTTACCATTTATTTATGGAACACTCTTGACTTCTTTTATCGCCCTTTTGCTCTCGTTTCCCTTTTCTCTTGCGATAATTATTGTTCTTGGTGAGTATTTCAAAAAGGGATTATTTGCCGAAGTTCTGAGATATTTAACTGAATTAATAGCTGGTGTTCCATCTGTTGTCCTTGGTTTTTGGGGTCTTTTTTTCCTTGTTCCAGTTATGCGTGAAATTGAAATTAAGCTCGGAGTTACCCCTTATGGCGTTGGCATATTAACTGCATCAGTTGTGCTTGCATTTATGATCCTACCTTACTCAGCTTCAATAGGGAAAGATGCTATGCGTCTCGTTCCAAACGATCTTAAAGAAGCAGCTTTTGCATTAGGTGCTACGCGATGGGAAATGATAAAAAAGGTTATGATACCATATGCGAGATCTGGAATAATTGCGGGGATAATTCTTTCGCTTGGTCGCGCCCTTGGGGAGACAATGGCAGTGACAATGGTGATAGGCAATTTTCATAGTATACCCGAAAATATATTCAGCCCCGGAAACACTATAGCAAGTATAATAGCCAACGAGTTCACTGAGGCAACTGGTGAAGTTTATCTTTCAAGTTTAATGTATCTTGGATTAACTCTTTTTCTCATCACGGCTATAGTAAACTTGGTAGGGAGGTTAATTTTAAAAAGATTGCAGCATTAA
- the pstS gene encoding phosphate ABC transporter substrate-binding protein PstS: protein MKRLRLVDWFLRNFPLCVFFFLYLLNPVFSQNKELLGAGATFPYVLYSKMFDVYYKQTGVKVNYQSIGSGGGIRQLKEKTVDFGASDAFLSDEQLSEFDAPVLHIPICLGAVVITYNLPGNPQLKLTPDVIADIFLGKIKRWNDERIANLNPDVKLPSLNITVVHRSDGSGTTFVFTDYLSKVSKEWAQRVGRNTSVAWPVGLGGKGNEGVTGLVKQIPGAIGYVELIYAKQNKLPVAMVKNKSGKFVVPELSSITASAKTKIPDDTRVSITDTDAEDGYPISSFTWILVYKEQNYKGRSVERAKQLIRLLWWAVHEGQVYTEPLDYAKLPTEVVKKAEKIIKSITYNGKPVYQEVGIK from the coding sequence AGATTAGTGGACTGGTTTTTAAGAAATTTCCCCTTATGCGTTTTCTTTTTTTTATATCTCTTAAACCCTGTTTTTTCTCAAAATAAGGAATTGCTTGGTGCTGGAGCAACATTTCCTTATGTTCTTTACTCTAAAATGTTTGATGTTTACTATAAGCAAACTGGGGTAAAAGTAAATTATCAATCAATTGGTTCTGGAGGAGGGATAAGGCAATTAAAAGAAAAAACCGTTGATTTTGGCGCATCTGATGCGTTCCTCTCTGATGAACAGTTATCTGAATTTGATGCTCCAGTTCTTCATATACCGATATGTCTTGGTGCAGTTGTGATAACATACAATCTTCCGGGAAACCCACAACTAAAATTAACCCCTGATGTTATAGCTGACATTTTCCTAGGTAAGATTAAAAGGTGGAATGATGAAAGAATTGCTAATTTGAATCCAGATGTAAAGTTACCAAGCTTAAATATAACGGTTGTTCATCGTTCCGATGGAAGCGGGACGACATTTGTTTTCACTGATTATCTATCTAAGGTAAGCAAGGAGTGGGCTCAAAGGGTTGGGCGAAACACTTCTGTTGCTTGGCCAGTTGGACTGGGAGGTAAAGGAAATGAAGGTGTAACTGGGCTTGTAAAACAAATTCCAGGTGCTATTGGCTATGTTGAGCTTATTTATGCGAAGCAGAATAAATTACCCGTTGCTATGGTTAAAAATAAGAGCGGTAAATTTGTAGTTCCGGAGCTTTCATCAATCACAGCATCAGCGAAAACTAAGATCCCTGATGATACAAGAGTTTCTATCACTGATACAGATGCTGAAGATGGATATCCGATAAGCAGTTTTACTTGGATACTTGTCTATAAAGAACAAAACTATAAAGGAAGGTCGGTTGAAAGAGCGAAGCAACTTATTAGGCTTCTCTGGTGGGCTGTTCATGAGGGTCAGGTTTATACTGAACCACTTGACTATGCGAAATTGCCGACTGAGGTTGTGAAAAAAGCTGAAAAAATTATAAAATCCATAACCTACAATGGCAAACCAGTTTATCAGGAGGTTGGGATTAAGTAG